In Desulfuromonas sp. KJ2020, a single window of DNA contains:
- a CDS encoding iron-containing alcohol dehydrogenase, with product MQSFTFWNPTKIVFGQDTAGQVGKQAAKFGQKVLMVYGQSSIKKTGVYDLVKKSLEASSLQVVEFAGVKSNPVLSHVREGVQLAKEQQVDLIVAVGGGSVIDESKAIAAGARTDGDVWDFFIDKATVRDALPIVTVLTLAATASEMNSGGVVTNEETGQKFNIGSPLLFPKVSILDPTLTYTVPANYTAYSGVDAICHLLEGYFTATDPNTPLQDRLVEALVKTVMESTDRILVDPRDYEARATMMWSATLALNGLTPAGIGPFGFPNHMIEHSLSAIYDIAHGAGLSIVLPAWMAYTARRAPARFARFGREVFGISEADDQQAAAKGTAALKAWFERIGSPTTLTAAGIPATDIPKIAANAVMLAKKWRLDDYTEEVIGEILQLAR from the coding sequence ATGCAGAGTTTTACCTTTTGGAACCCGACGAAAATTGTTTTTGGTCAAGATACAGCCGGGCAGGTGGGCAAGCAGGCAGCGAAGTTTGGCCAGAAAGTCTTGATGGTCTACGGGCAGTCGAGCATCAAGAAAACCGGCGTTTATGACCTGGTAAAAAAATCGCTGGAGGCGTCTTCATTGCAGGTTGTTGAATTCGCCGGCGTCAAATCCAACCCGGTGCTGTCCCATGTGCGCGAAGGTGTCCAGCTCGCGAAAGAGCAGCAGGTTGATCTGATTGTCGCCGTGGGCGGCGGCAGCGTCATTGACGAGTCCAAAGCGATCGCGGCTGGTGCCAGAACGGACGGGGATGTCTGGGACTTTTTCATCGACAAGGCGACGGTCCGTGATGCCTTGCCCATCGTCACTGTGCTCACGCTGGCGGCGACCGCCTCTGAAATGAATTCGGGGGGCGTCGTCACCAATGAGGAGACCGGCCAGAAATTCAATATCGGCTCGCCCCTCCTGTTTCCCAAGGTATCCATACTGGACCCGACCCTGACGTACACGGTACCGGCCAACTACACAGCCTATTCCGGGGTGGATGCCATCTGCCATCTGTTGGAAGGGTATTTTACCGCCACCGATCCCAACACGCCCCTGCAGGACCGCCTGGTTGAAGCCCTGGTCAAGACCGTCATGGAGAGCACCGACCGTATTCTGGTTGATCCCCGAGATTATGAGGCGCGGGCAACCATGATGTGGTCGGCGACTCTGGCCCTCAACGGTTTGACCCCCGCCGGTATCGGCCCCTTCGGCTTCCCCAATCACATGATCGAGCATTCCCTGAGCGCCATCTACGACATCGCCCACGGCGCCGGCCTCTCTATTGTGCTGCCGGCCTGGATGGCCTACACCGCTCGCCGCGCGCCTGCACGCTTCGCTCGCTTTGGCCGGGAGGTTTTCGGGATCAGTGAAGCGGATGACCAGCAGGCTGCCGCCAAGGGAACGGCTGCTCTCAAGGCCTGGTTTGAGCGTATCGGCAGCCCGACCACGCTCACGGCGGCTGGCATCCCCGCGACAGACATTCCGAAGATTGCCGCCAATGCCGTTATGCTGGCGAAAAAATGGCGTCTGGATGATTATACGGAGGAGGTTATCGGCGAGATTTTGCAGTTGGCCCGCTAG
- a CDS encoding putative metalloprotease CJM1_0395 family protein, which translates to MDDIAAALTYPLVPVTVPSSREKIQERRSPGVSEGRHDPATSAGTDSASQDQVSLSREAQELARLARRDREVRAHEAAHAAMGGPYAAAPSFSYTRGPDGTQYATGGEVSIDVSAVPGDPEATLQKAQVIHAAALAPAQPSSADRLIAAKASRMAIEARAEIQAQNSAFASDSSSLRDSPPTETPATRQAVLRTYGPPQTDPIPLPSPGSLLNFLA; encoded by the coding sequence ATGGACGACATTGCAGCAGCCCTGACATATCCCCTGGTTCCCGTCACCGTCCCCTCTTCCCGGGAAAAAATCCAGGAGCGACGATCGCCGGGAGTCTCAGAAGGCCGCCATGACCCTGCGACCTCCGCCGGCACCGATTCGGCTTCACAGGATCAGGTGAGCCTGAGCCGGGAGGCGCAGGAGCTGGCCAGGCTGGCTCGCCGCGACCGGGAAGTCCGCGCCCATGAGGCAGCTCACGCGGCCATGGGTGGCCCCTATGCTGCAGCGCCCTCCTTCAGCTATACCCGTGGCCCGGATGGCACCCAATACGCCACCGGAGGAGAAGTCAGCATTGATGTTTCGGCTGTACCCGGTGACCCTGAAGCAACCCTGCAAAAAGCTCAGGTCATCCATGCTGCCGCGCTGGCCCCGGCTCAGCCTTCCTCCGCAGATCGCCTCATCGCCGCCAAGGCCAGCCGCATGGCTATTGAGGCCCGTGCCGAAATTCAGGCCCAAAACAGCGCCTTTGCCTCGGATTCTTCCTCCCTTCGGGATTCGCCCCCCACAGAAACTCCAGCCACTCGCCAAGCCGTTTTGCGCACCTATGGACCTCCCCAGACCGACCCCATTCCCCTGCCCAGCCCTGGTTCACTGCTCAATTTTCTCGCCTGA
- a CDS encoding succinate dehydrogenase/fumarate reductase iron-sulfur subunit has product MNLTLYVWRQKSPKDKGKMEQYEAKNVSPDQSFLEMLDDVNEELIKTGRDPIAFDHDCREGICGMCSQVINGQPHGPQEKTTVCQLHMRQFSDGDKVFIEPWRARAFPLVRDLVVDRAALDAIIQAGGYTSAHTGGVADGNALPISKIAADYAMDAAECIGCGACVASCPNSSAMLFTGAKVSQLAVLPQGEVEAARRVKDMTTEASANGFGNCTNHYECEAACPKGISVSFIAKLNREYIKALAK; this is encoded by the coding sequence ATGAACCTGACTCTATACGTATGGCGCCAAAAGAGCCCGAAGGACAAGGGTAAAATGGAGCAATACGAAGCGAAGAACGTCAGCCCTGACCAGTCTTTTCTTGAAATGCTCGATGATGTCAATGAAGAGCTGATCAAAACCGGGCGCGATCCCATCGCTTTCGACCATGACTGCCGCGAGGGTATCTGCGGTATGTGCTCCCAGGTAATTAACGGCCAGCCCCACGGCCCCCAGGAGAAGACCACTGTTTGTCAGCTGCACATGCGTCAGTTCAGTGACGGCGACAAGGTCTTCATCGAGCCCTGGCGTGCCCGCGCTTTCCCTCTCGTGCGTGACCTGGTGGTTGACCGTGCTGCCCTGGATGCCATCATCCAGGCCGGTGGTTACACCTCGGCTCACACGGGTGGCGTAGCCGACGGTAACGCGCTGCCTATCAGCAAAATTGCCGCTGACTATGCCATGGATGCCGCCGAGTGCATCGGCTGCGGGGCTTGCGTGGCTTCGTGCCCCAACAGCTCGGCCATGCTTTTCACCGGCGCCAAGGTTTCCCAGTTGGCTGTTCTGCCTCAGGGTGAAGTGGAAGCTGCTCGCCGCGTTAAGGATATGACGACTGAGGCTTCGGCCAATGGTTTCGGCAACTGCACCAACCACTACGAGTGCGAAGCGGCTTGTCCCAAGGGCATCAGCGTCAGCTTCATTGCCAAGCTCAACCGGGAGTACATCAAGGCCCTGGCCAAATAA
- a CDS encoding fumarate reductase/succinate dehydrogenase flavoprotein subunit, protein MILDGKCPTGPIETSWDRHRFNMKLVNPANKRKFKILMVGTGLAGGAGAATLGELGYNVHAFCYQDSARRAHSIAAQGGINAAKNYPNDGDSIYRLFYDTIKGGDFRAREADVWRLAQVSNNIIDQCVAQGVPFARDYAGYLDNRSFGGAQVSRTFYARGQTGQQLLLGAYSALSRQVKAGTVVMHPRTEMLDLVVVDGVARGITVRNLVTGEVESHWGDAVVLATGGYVNVFYLSTNAMGCSVTAAWKAAKKGAFFANPCYTQIHPTCIPQHGEHQSKLTLMSESLRNDGRCWVPKKKEDTDKNPNDIPEEDRDYYLERKYPSFGNLAPRDIASRAAKEQCDDDRGVGPGKRGVYLDYASAIARVGEDTIRERYGNLFEMYEKITDENAYKVPMRIYPAPHYSMGGLWVDYNCMSNVPGLFVLGEANFSVHGANRLGASALMQGLADGYFVIPYTIANYLATVTPGQIKDDHPEFKKSREDVNKQTEKLLSINGKKTVSEMHRELGKIMWENVGMARSEQSLKDALKRIPALREEFWKNVKVTGSGAEFNQQLENAGRLADFLEFAEVMTRDALHRNESCGGHFRTEYQTEDGEAMRDDENYAYVGAWEFKGVEKEPELHKEPLKFENVKLAVRSYK, encoded by the coding sequence GTGATTCTAGATGGCAAATGTCCTACCGGACCAATTGAAACTTCGTGGGATAGACACCGCTTTAACATGAAGCTGGTCAATCCCGCCAATAAGCGTAAATTCAAGATCCTGATGGTCGGCACCGGCCTGGCCGGCGGCGCCGGCGCAGCCACCTTGGGTGAACTGGGCTACAACGTTCATGCTTTCTGCTACCAGGACAGCGCTCGTCGTGCTCACTCCATTGCCGCCCAGGGCGGGATCAATGCCGCCAAGAACTACCCGAACGACGGCGACAGCATCTATCGCCTGTTCTATGACACCATCAAGGGCGGTGACTTCCGCGCCCGTGAGGCCGACGTCTGGCGTCTGGCCCAGGTGTCCAACAACATTATCGACCAGTGCGTCGCCCAAGGCGTACCTTTCGCCCGCGACTATGCCGGTTACCTCGACAACCGCTCCTTCGGCGGTGCCCAGGTTTCCCGTACTTTTTATGCACGTGGTCAGACCGGTCAGCAGCTGCTGCTGGGCGCCTACTCGGCCCTGTCCCGTCAGGTGAAAGCCGGTACGGTGGTCATGCACCCCCGCACCGAAATGCTCGACCTGGTCGTTGTCGATGGCGTGGCCCGCGGTATCACCGTACGCAACCTCGTCACTGGCGAAGTGGAATCCCACTGGGGTGACGCCGTGGTTCTGGCCACCGGCGGCTACGTCAACGTCTTCTATCTTTCGACCAACGCCATGGGCTGCAGCGTCACCGCTGCCTGGAAAGCCGCCAAAAAGGGCGCTTTCTTCGCCAACCCCTGCTACACCCAGATTCACCCGACCTGCATTCCGCAGCACGGCGAACATCAGTCCAAACTGACCCTGATGTCCGAGTCCCTGCGTAACGACGGTCGTTGCTGGGTTCCCAAGAAGAAGGAAGACACCGATAAAAACCCCAACGACATCCCCGAAGAGGATCGCGACTACTATCTGGAGCGCAAGTACCCCTCTTTCGGCAACCTGGCTCCCCGCGACATCGCTTCCCGTGCCGCTAAAGAACAGTGCGATGATGATCGCGGCGTCGGACCCGGCAAGCGTGGTGTCTACCTCGACTACGCGTCGGCGATTGCTCGCGTTGGCGAGGATACGATCCGCGAGCGTTACGGCAACCTCTTCGAGATGTACGAGAAGATCACCGACGAGAACGCCTATAAAGTGCCCATGCGTATTTACCCGGCTCCCCACTACTCCATGGGTGGTCTGTGGGTCGACTACAACTGCATGAGCAACGTTCCCGGCCTGTTCGTTCTCGGTGAAGCCAACTTCTCCGTACACGGCGCCAACCGCCTGGGGGCTTCTGCTCTCATGCAGGGTCTGGCTGACGGTTACTTTGTTATTCCTTACACCATCGCCAATTACCTGGCTACCGTTACTCCCGGCCAAATCAAGGACGACCATCCCGAGTTCAAGAAATCCCGCGAGGACGTCAACAAGCAGACGGAAAAGCTGCTGTCCATCAACGGCAAGAAGACGGTCAGCGAAATGCACCGCGAGCTCGGCAAGATCATGTGGGAGAACGTCGGCATGGCGCGCAGTGAGCAGAGCCTCAAGGACGCTCTCAAGCGCATTCCGGCCCTTCGCGAAGAGTTTTGGAAGAACGTCAAAGTCACCGGTTCCGGGGCTGAGTTTAACCAGCAGCTCGAGAACGCCGGCCGTCTGGCTGACTTCCTTGAATTCGCCGAGGTGATGACCCGTGATGCTCTGCACCGCAACGAATCCTGCGGTGGCCACTTCCGCACTGAGTACCAGACGGAGGATGGTGAGGCGATGCGCGACGACGAGAACTATGCCTACGTCGGTGCCTGGGAGTTCAAAGGGGTTGAGAAGGAGCCTGAGCTGCACAAGGAGCCCCTCAAATTCGAAAACGTCAAACTGGCTGTAAGGAGTTACAAATAA
- a CDS encoding succinate dehydrogenase cytochrome b subunit produces the protein MQLLNSSVGRKIIMAVTGLLLISFVIIHLLGNSSVFLGANGINAYAKHLHDLGPLVWVFRLVMLTLFALHIWFGVQLTLENSAAKPIGYAQKKRLRTTFAAETMIVSGVAILAFVIYHLLHFTVQVTNPEISAGNLPLDAMNRPDVFTMVVLSFQKAFIALVYAVAMLFLLFHVSHGFQSFFQTLGLNSKKSLPVLGKISKGLALVLFVGYLSIPVLIFVGLVKI, from the coding sequence ATGCAACTGCTAAATAGTTCTGTGGGTAGAAAGATCATAATGGCGGTAACTGGTCTGCTCCTGATCAGTTTCGTTATTATACACCTGCTCGGAAACTCCTCGGTTTTCCTCGGGGCTAACGGGATCAACGCTTATGCCAAGCATCTTCACGATCTTGGTCCCCTGGTCTGGGTGTTCCGTCTGGTTATGCTGACCCTGTTTGCGCTGCACATCTGGTTCGGGGTGCAACTCACCCTCGAAAACAGTGCCGCCAAGCCGATCGGTTATGCTCAGAAAAAGCGTCTTCGCACGACTTTTGCCGCTGAAACCATGATCGTCAGCGGTGTGGCCATCCTGGCTTTTGTCATTTACCACCTGCTTCACTTCACCGTTCAGGTGACCAACCCTGAGATCTCAGCCGGAAACCTTCCTCTGGACGCCATGAACCGCCCTGACGTTTTCACCATGGTTGTTCTTAGTTTCCAGAAGGCTTTTATCGCCCTGGTTTACGCTGTGGCCATGCTTTTCCTCCTTTTCCACGTGAGCCACGGTTTCCAGAGCTTCTTCCAGACATTGGGATTGAACAGCAAGAAGTCTCTTCCTGTTCTCGGCAAAATCAGCAAAGGGCTGGCTCTGGTCCTCTTTGTCGGTTATTTGTCCATTCCTGTTCTGATTTTTGTCGGCTTAGTTAAAATTTAG
- a CDS encoding ferritin family protein — MAMTQKINVQKAIKEAMQTEKDAMDFYKYGAEKMSDEKAKKTFELLAREEAQHAHSFYNIYKGGDIPSFDEFIQSPPDTESSWWKALQKIMMGDFDERKAMELALDEEEALEKHLREVAEQMTDPEVKAIYLANANSTHHHFEVIRDDYADIFGLPA, encoded by the coding sequence ATTGCCATGACCCAGAAAATCAATGTGCAGAAAGCGATCAAGGAGGCCATGCAGACCGAGAAGGATGCCATGGACTTCTACAAATACGGCGCCGAAAAAATGAGCGACGAAAAAGCCAAAAAGACCTTTGAACTGCTGGCTCGCGAAGAAGCCCAGCACGCCCATTCCTTCTACAACATCTACAAAGGTGGCGACATCCCCTCTTTCGACGAATTCATCCAGTCTCCCCCCGACACCGAATCCTCCTGGTGGAAAGCCCTGCAGAAAATCATGATGGGCGACTTCGACGAGCGCAAGGCGATGGAACTGGCCCTCGACGAAGAAGAAGCCCTGGAGAAGCACCTGCGGGAAGTGGCCGAGCAGATGACCGACCCGGAAGTCAAGGCCATCTACCTGGCCAACGCCAATTCGACCCACCACCACTTCGAAGTCATCCGCGACGACTACGCCGACATCTTCGGTCTGCCGGCCTGA
- a CDS encoding OmpP1/FadL family transporter, which produces MKHFIRWFVVVSLVLALASPAFSAGFALIEQSVSGLGNAFAGAAATGEDASTIFFNPAALTLLEGQQVVAGAHVIAPSAKFSKESANNALGLPISGGNSGDAGVVGVAPNLYYAANLNNGWSVGLGIFAPFGLATEYDKDWVGRYHAVESDVMTININPTVAYRVNENLSLGAGVSAQYIDVTLSQMVDFGLNAYVGSGMNAALLPAVSNPDADIYADLTADDWGYGFNLGALYEFNENTRVGVAYRSRIKHTVKGDAVFTQQNPTYLAAFGLDGAAAASFPNQGVKGDITLPASASLSAYHRINSQWAVMADIMWTEWSTFDKLVIEFDGALPDSVTTENWDDNWRYSVGANYTPNDRLVLRGGLAYDETPIPDAKHRTPRIPGEDRFWVAFGAGYKLTDQMNIDFGYAHLFVQDSKIDKEAVGEDQSRGELVGEYENSVDIASVQLSYSF; this is translated from the coding sequence ATGAAGCATTTTATCCGTTGGTTTGTTGTTGTTTCCCTGGTTCTGGCCTTGGCCAGTCCCGCCTTCTCGGCTGGGTTCGCCTTGATCGAGCAGAGTGTCAGCGGTCTGGGCAACGCCTTTGCCGGCGCCGCCGCCACCGGTGAAGACGCCAGCACCATCTTCTTCAACCCGGCGGCCCTGACTCTGCTCGAAGGGCAGCAGGTGGTAGCCGGCGCGCATGTGATCGCGCCTTCGGCGAAGTTTAGCAAGGAAAGTGCGAATAACGCATTGGGATTGCCTATTTCTGGTGGTAACAGTGGTGATGCGGGCGTGGTCGGTGTGGCGCCGAACCTCTATTACGCCGCCAACCTGAATAATGGCTGGTCGGTTGGTCTGGGCATCTTCGCTCCCTTCGGTTTGGCAACTGAGTATGATAAAGACTGGGTCGGTCGCTACCACGCGGTGGAGTCGGACGTGATGACCATCAACATCAACCCCACGGTGGCCTACCGGGTCAACGAAAACCTCAGCCTCGGTGCCGGGGTGAGCGCCCAGTATATTGATGTCACGCTCAGTCAGATGGTTGATTTCGGGTTGAATGCTTATGTGGGGAGCGGCATGAATGCTGCGCTTCTCCCAGCGGTTTCCAATCCTGATGCCGATATCTATGCCGACCTGACTGCGGATGATTGGGGCTATGGATTCAATCTGGGCGCGCTTTATGAATTCAATGAAAATACTCGCGTTGGCGTCGCCTACCGGTCTCGAATCAAGCATACGGTCAAAGGGGATGCCGTTTTCACTCAGCAGAATCCGACTTATCTGGCTGCTTTTGGTTTAGATGGGGCCGCTGCGGCGAGCTTCCCCAACCAGGGCGTGAAGGGGGATATCACTCTGCCGGCCAGTGCTTCTTTGAGCGCTTACCATCGCATCAATAGCCAGTGGGCGGTGATGGCCGACATCATGTGGACGGAGTGGAGCACCTTTGACAAGTTGGTTATCGAGTTCGACGGGGCCCTTCCTGATTCCGTCACCACGGAAAATTGGGATGACAACTGGCGCTACTCCGTTGGCGCTAATTATACTCCCAATGATCGTCTTGTTCTGCGCGGTGGTCTGGCCTACGATGAGACACCTATCCCCGATGCCAAGCATCGCACCCCTCGTATTCCTGGTGAGGATCGCTTCTGGGTTGCCTTCGGTGCCGGCTACAAGCTTACCGACCAGATGAACATCGATTTCGGCTACGCCCATCTCTTTGTGCAGGATTCCAAAATCGATAAAGAGGCTGTCGGTGAGGATCAGTCCCGAGGCGAACTGGTTGGCGAATACGAAAACTCCGTTGATATTGCCAGTGTTCAGTTGAGCTACAGCTTCTAA
- a CDS encoding cold-shock protein has translation MAEGTVKWFNDAKGFGFIEQDNGPDVFVHFSSIQSEGFKSLAEGDRVTFEVVQGQKGPQAANVVKV, from the coding sequence ATGGCTGAAGGTACTGTAAAATGGTTCAACGACGCTAAGGGTTTCGGTTTCATCGAGCAGGACAATGGACCCGATGTATTTGTTCACTTCTCTTCTATCCAGTCCGAAGGGTTCAAATCCCTGGCCGAAGGAGACCGGGTAACCTTTGAAGTTGTTCAGGGCCAGAAGGGCCCCCAGGCAGCTAATGTTGTAAAGGTCTAA
- a CDS encoding insulinase family protein, whose protein sequence is MSEQSLQPGQKLHGFTLLDMTPLPELNARLIQLRHDRTGARMVHMETEDDNNLFGVGFHTTPMDSTGVAHILEHTVLCGSKNFPVRDPFFSMLKRSLNTFMNALTSSDWTLYPFASQNEKDFYNLMAIYLDAAFFPRLLDRDFRQEGHRLEFQEMDNPESPLEYKGVVYNEMKGAMADPSSLSHRRLSGALYPTTTYGKNSGGEPSDIPNLTWEELREFHATYYHPANAYFFTYGHLPLEKHLETIENLALRHFEAKPLDTAVPDEVRFEQPRKLTETFPADPGEPLENRTLVQTAWLTCPAADNFNRVALQVLSTLLLGNPAAPLYKALIESKLGQNLSPVTGYHDDNRETFFAVGLQGTEPEHTDKIEALILETLQEAADKGFPAERIEAAIHQLEFAHREVTGDQYPYALLLLMRLLGPWIHSGDPVTPLLLTRDLDRLRAEVAAGPFFQNLIRRYLLDNPHRVTLTLKPDPERKVREDKEVADNLQALAARLTPEQKQQIVEQAQELQEAQEMEEDLSILPTLELSDIPAEESPVSSREEKVEGVALSWFDQPTNGIVYFSAQSEAAHIPADLRPFVPLFCALLPQIGAAGLSYLEMAERMSAATGGIRASASILESPEAMDAPRTIVTVRGKALRRNQDKMFAILTDLFTAPDFSDLTRLHTVINQVKTSMENSIPGSGHTYAARLAASQLTAGGKLREEWTGISQVRFIKEIAAKKPAELSDLAAKMQTLAGLLLGNEGMRCALTAEGEAFDSVRPALAAFLQSLNKAPATPAGQNAFSPTSVRKGCAAAVPVSYVARIFRTGTYTQADAAPLMVLAKLLRANFLHREIREKGGAYGGLAGADPEAGLFSMLSYRDPQLTRTLKVYEQAVDWAVAGQYADEEIKEAILASFSDLDRPLSPSGKASREFNHQLQGLTLAMRQTFRQRLLAVDREALQRVAHVYLKQGWQGSSVAVVSGEEQLQKANAELGEAAFPIERI, encoded by the coding sequence ATGTCCGAACAGAGCCTTCAGCCAGGGCAGAAACTTCACGGCTTCACCCTGCTCGATATGACGCCGCTGCCAGAACTCAACGCACGTCTCATCCAGTTGCGCCACGACAGAACCGGCGCCCGCATGGTCCACATGGAGACCGAAGACGACAACAACCTTTTCGGCGTCGGCTTTCACACCACCCCCATGGACTCCACAGGTGTCGCCCATATTCTGGAGCACACGGTGTTGTGCGGGTCCAAGAACTTCCCGGTGCGGGATCCCTTTTTCAGCATGCTCAAGCGCAGCCTGAACACCTTCATGAACGCGCTGACCTCCAGCGACTGGACCCTCTACCCCTTCGCCAGCCAAAACGAGAAGGATTTCTATAATCTCATGGCCATCTACCTCGATGCCGCCTTTTTTCCCCGCCTGCTCGACCGGGACTTCAGGCAGGAAGGCCATCGCCTCGAATTTCAGGAGATGGACAACCCCGAATCGCCGCTCGAATACAAGGGCGTGGTCTACAACGAGATGAAAGGGGCGATGGCCGACCCCTCATCGCTCAGCCATCGACGCTTGAGCGGTGCCCTGTACCCGACCACCACCTACGGCAAGAATTCTGGCGGCGAACCCTCGGATATCCCCAATCTGACCTGGGAAGAGCTGCGGGAATTCCACGCCACCTATTATCACCCCGCCAACGCCTATTTCTTTACCTACGGGCACCTCCCCCTGGAGAAGCATCTGGAGACCATCGAAAACCTGGCCCTGCGGCACTTCGAGGCCAAACCTCTTGACACCGCCGTACCGGATGAGGTGCGCTTCGAGCAGCCCAGAAAGCTCACCGAGACCTTTCCGGCCGACCCGGGCGAGCCCCTGGAAAACCGCACCCTGGTGCAGACGGCCTGGCTTACCTGCCCGGCCGCCGACAACTTCAACCGCGTCGCCCTGCAGGTGCTGTCCACCCTGCTGCTGGGCAACCCGGCCGCCCCCCTGTACAAGGCGCTGATCGAATCGAAGCTGGGGCAGAACCTGTCTCCCGTCACCGGCTACCACGATGACAACCGGGAGACCTTTTTCGCCGTTGGCCTGCAGGGAACGGAACCGGAGCACACGGACAAGATCGAAGCCCTCATCCTGGAAACCTTGCAGGAGGCCGCCGACAAGGGCTTTCCGGCAGAACGCATCGAGGCGGCCATCCATCAGCTGGAGTTTGCCCATCGGGAAGTGACGGGAGACCAGTATCCCTACGCCCTGTTGCTGCTCATGCGCCTGCTCGGCCCCTGGATCCATAGCGGCGACCCCGTCACCCCACTGCTGCTGACCCGCGATCTCGACCGCCTGCGGGCCGAGGTAGCCGCCGGACCGTTTTTCCAGAACCTGATCCGTCGCTATCTTCTCGACAACCCCCATCGGGTCACCCTGACACTGAAACCCGACCCGGAGCGCAAGGTGCGGGAAGATAAGGAGGTCGCCGACAATCTCCAGGCTCTCGCCGCTCGCCTGACCCCCGAGCAGAAGCAGCAGATCGTCGAGCAGGCCCAGGAGCTGCAAGAGGCGCAGGAGATGGAAGAAGATCTTTCCATCCTGCCGACGCTGGAGCTCAGCGACATTCCGGCCGAGGAGAGCCCCGTTTCTTCGCGCGAGGAAAAGGTCGAGGGGGTGGCGCTCAGCTGGTTCGACCAGCCGACCAACGGGATCGTCTACTTTTCGGCCCAATCGGAGGCCGCCCACATCCCTGCCGATCTGCGGCCTTTCGTTCCCCTCTTCTGCGCCCTGCTGCCCCAGATCGGCGCGGCCGGCCTGAGCTATCTGGAGATGGCCGAACGGATGTCGGCAGCTACGGGGGGAATTCGTGCCTCCGCCAGCATTCTCGAGAGCCCGGAGGCCATGGATGCGCCTCGTACCATCGTCACGGTGCGCGGCAAAGCCCTGCGACGCAATCAGGACAAGATGTTTGCCATACTTACCGATCTCTTTACCGCGCCGGATTTTTCCGACCTGACCCGATTGCACACGGTCATCAACCAGGTCAAGACCTCCATGGAGAACTCCATTCCGGGCTCGGGCCATACCTACGCCGCCCGCCTGGCCGCCAGCCAGCTCACGGCGGGCGGGAAGTTGCGGGAAGAATGGACCGGCATCAGCCAGGTCCGCTTCATCAAGGAGATCGCCGCAAAGAAACCGGCAGAGCTGTCCGACCTGGCCGCCAAAATGCAGACGCTGGCCGGGCTTCTTCTGGGAAATGAAGGGATGCGCTGCGCCCTGACCGCTGAGGGGGAAGCTTTCGACTCCGTTCGTCCGGCCCTCGCCGCTTTTCTGCAGAGCCTGAACAAGGCCCCGGCGACTCCCGCCGGCCAAAACGCTTTCAGCCCCACCAGCGTACGCAAAGGCTGTGCGGCTGCCGTACCCGTCTCCTATGTGGCCCGGATTTTCCGCACCGGCACCTACACGCAGGCGGATGCCGCGCCGCTGATGGTGCTGGCCAAGCTGCTGCGGGCCAACTTTCTGCATCGGGAGATCCGCGAAAAAGGCGGCGCCTATGGCGGTTTGGCCGGTGCCGACCCGGAAGCCGGCCTTTTCTCCATGCTCTCCTACCGCGACCCGCAGCTGACCCGTACGCTCAAGGTGTACGAACAGGCTGTGGACTGGGCCGTAGCCGGACAGTATGCCGACGAGGAGATCAAGGAAGCCATCCTCGCCTCCTTCAGCGACCTGGATCGCCCCCTCTCCCCCAGCGGCAAAGCCTCACGGGAATTCAACCACCAGCTGCAGGGTTTGACCCTGGCCATGCGCCAGACCTTTCGCCAGCGCCTGCTGGCCGTCGACCGGGAAGCCCTGCAAAGGGTCGCCCACGTCTACCTGAAGCAGGGATGGCAGGGTAGTTCCGTGGCGGTGGTTTCCGGGGAGGAGCAACTGCAGAAGGCCAACGCCGAACTGGGCGAGGCCGCCTTCCCTATCGAGAGGATCTAA